In Haematobia irritans isolate KBUSLIRL chromosome 1, ASM5000362v1, whole genome shotgun sequence, a genomic segment contains:
- the mfas gene encoding midline fasciclin isoform X1: MKCIILPLGLLLALSTVSNGQYFSSLLSHLKTPSSSNYQIFEPISSQPLTTIYTQQPQQLQHSHVTTSRQSYIWPQLFNPLLPLNTVLNSYEPEAEFVPLESHNNPHNARNAEEKPFEVDVVTSDVNGGGNSQAQPGLFFHQSFPFLGNNFLSSFGGFGIGTQDEPWWKGPNVCTEKEEDEKDMEESDETEETQTAEGTEIIKQPSYGQFHFSLNSCVEKPNKYICTRVVNKNGKKKTLTISRQCCHGYGRPRNAAYATPCEKIDIKDIEATAADMGAKEFVAKAKSSGLADTIKTSKNVTIFLPMDDAFNAYSDSAQSENNLVETKSEDGMKQLFLRHMIDGEINLEDVSNEQVFKTHAEGQTLRINSYQMPLTLSREPYRYTANCVPIVKRDILSEQGMVHTLAKVMHPANKNIMELIRERSDMSIMRTVLENTKLSELLEGEKPVTIFVPNDSAFDKLEPHLRRALKEGKGCASNILKNHMLDLTFCTVASVAGAKTTAYNLLGEPMRFNRSKSAIAAETAEVSAESKSNNNENEQPVIINNIAKILEADIMGTNGVMHVIDTIMPTESALPLSSLMQEKNVTIFKRLLEASGLDNKFDDMDNITVFAPTDKALQSTKWPKILEESPDQLKDNPELIEFLNYHVVEPMIKTCDLEVKQLPTIGGEKVRINLYSTHALFSNVMNRATVNCARLIHFDDESCGSVMHQVDKPLAPPKSNLLEALESNPNYSKFLDLVRMANLTDLLANTEEDFTLLVPKNDVFEELEDTLPKNQSDLENLIKTHIVNDVVCCAGIIPTNWPFVRSIESLNGHHLRITRDRRPKIQNAGITKCDSIASNGIIHEVNDVIVPNSRTKQQVQPHHQLPEFPSHHQPHGHPAQRPHHHYPNADDIFGDLFF, translated from the exons ttTATTATCTCACCTGAAAACACCATCATCATCAAATTATCAAATATTCGAACCCATATCATCACAACCTCTAACGACAATTTATACACAACAACCACAACAATTACAACATTCACATGTCACCACCTCAAGACAAAGTTACATTTGGCCACAATTATTTAATCCCCTATTACCTCTTAATACGGTTCTTAATAGCTATGAACCAGAGGCGGAATTTGTACCCCTTGAATCACACAATAATCCCCATAATGCCCGTAATGCTGAGGAGAAACCATTTG AAGTCGATGTTGTTACGAGCGATGTAAATGGCGGTGGTAACAGTCAAGCTCAACCTGGTTTATTCTTTCATCAATCGTTCCCCTTCTTGGGTAATAATTTCCTAAGTAGTTTTGGCGGATTTGGCATTGGTACCCAGGATGAACCTTGGTGGAAGGg ACCAAATGTCTGCACGGAAAAAGAGGAAGATGAAAAGGATATGGAAGAATCCGATGAGACAGAAGAAACACAAACTGCCGAAGGTACCGAAATTATTAAACAACCCTCATATGGGCAATTCCACTTTAGCTTGAATTCATGTGTTGAAAAgcccaacaagtatatatgcaCCCGAGT TGTGAATAAAAATGGCAAAAAGAAAACGTTGACTATTTCACGCCAATGCTGTCATGGCTATGGACGTCCACGTAATGCCGCTTATGCAACACCATGTGAGAAAATCGATATTAAAGATATTGAGGCAACCGCTGCCGACATGGGGGCCAAAGAGTTTGTGGCAAAGGCCAAAAGCAGTGGCTTAGCCGATAccattaaaacaagtaaaaatgTTACCATCTTCTTACCCATGGATGATGCATTCAATGCATACTCGGATTCGGCACAAAGTGAGAAT AATCTGGTTGAAACGAAATCGGAGGATGGTATGAAACAATTGTTTTTGCGTCATATGATTGATGGTGAAATCAATTTGGAAGATGTCAGCAATGAACAGGTATTCAAAACTCATGCAGAAGGACAAACACTACGTATCAATAGTTATCAGATGCCTTTGACTTTGAGTCGGGAACCCTATCGTTATACGGCTAATTGTGTTCCAATTGTTAAGCGTGATATACTATCGGAACAAGGTATGGTCCATACTTTGGCAAAGGTGATGCATCCAGCCAATAAGAATATTATGGAGCTTATACGTGAACGTAGCGATATGTCTATTATGCGTACCGTTTTGGAAAATACCAAACTGAGTGAATTGCTAGAGGGAGAGAAACCAGTTACCATCTTTGTACCCAACGATAGTGCTTTTGATAAATTGGAACCCCATTTACGTAGAGCCCTTAAGGAAGGCAAAGGATGTGCTTCGA ACATTCTCAAGAATCATATGCTGGATTTGACATTCTGCACTGTTGCTTCTGTTGCTGGAGCCAAAACTACCGCTTACAATCTGTTGGGTGAACCCATGCGTTTCAATCGTTCCAAATCCGCTATTGCTGCGGAGACTGCTGAAGTTTCTGCCGAAAGCAAGAGCAATAACAATGAAAATGAACAACCTGTAATTATAAATAACATTGCCAAGATCTTGGAAGCCGATATTATGGGCACCAATGGTGTTATGCATGTTATCGATACCATTATGCCCACCGAATCGGCTCTGCCCTTGTCTTCATTGATGCAAGAGAAAAATGTTACCATATTCAAGCGTCTCTTGGAGGCTTCCGGTTTAGATAATAAATTCGATGATATGGATAATATTACTGTCTTTGCTCCCACCGACAAAGCTTTACAGAGTACAAAATGGCCCAAGATTTTGGAAGAGAGTCCCGATCAATTGAAAGATAATCCAGAATTAATTGAATTCCTCAACTATCATGTGGTTGAGCCAATGATTAAAACCTGTGATTTAGAAGTGAAACAGCTACCCACAATTGGCGGTGAGAAAGTTCGCATTAATTTGTATTCCACTCATGCCTTGTTCTCCAATGTTATGAATCGGGCTACGGTCAATTGTGCCCGTCTCATTCATTTCGACGATGAAAGCTGTGGCTCGGTTATGCATCAAGTTGACAAACCTTTGGCTCCACCCAAATCGAATCTATTGGAAGCTTTGGAATCCAATCctaactatagcaaatttttggatCTGGTACGTATGGCAAATCTTACAGATCTTTTGGCCAACACAGAGGAGGACTTTACTCTATTGGTACCCAAAAATGATGTTTTCGAAGAATTAGAAGATACTTTGCCCAAAAATCAATCGGATTTGGAAAATCTCATCAAGACACACATTGTCAATGATGTTGTGTGTTGTGCCGGCATCATTCCTACCAACTGGCCTTTTGTACGCTCCATTGAATCTCTCAATGGTCATCATTTACGTATTACACGTGATCGACGTCCCAAGATTCAAAATGCTGGCATTACCAAATGTGATAGTATTGCCTCAAATGGTATCATCCATGAGGTGAACGATGTCATTGTACCCAATAGTCGAACCAAGCAACAAGTTCAACCACATCATCAATTACCGGAATTCCCATCTCATCATCAGCCACATGGTCATCCAGCCCAAAGACCCCATCATCATTATCCAAATGCCGATGATATATTCGGtgatttatttttctaa
- the LOC142220870 gene encoding uncharacterized protein LOC142220870 produces the protein MSSRAMPATFTKDFHDEEACSKMKYKVFGRTGLQISKIAFGCGTLSPLYGDLDVEEAIATIHKALKIGINYFDTAPYYGQGRSEEILGKALKDIPRSSYYVATKVGRYEKTYEGMFDYSAKKTRASVERSLELLGLEYVDVIQIHDIEFVKDLEVVINECLPELEKLVKEGKARYIGVSGYPLDVLKEFVQRTAGRIDVVLSYARNTLIDDTLKSYIDFFQSENLGIVCASGHALGLLTNTGPQSWHPADDDLKQLCRKSANICKEANVELGKLAMYHFLQLDGPTTFLVGMQTRQLLDMNLDAFYNGLSKKEQEVLQLLKDTVFTKSLNWEGIELEHYWAAMSKKKTK, from the exons ATGTCTTCCCGTGCAATGCCAGCAACTTTTACGAAAGATTTCCATGATGAAGAAGCTTgttcaaaaatgaaatataaagtCTTTGGCCGCACCGGTTTGCAAATATCGAAAATAGCATTTGGTTGTGGTACTTTAAGTCCTCTATATGG CGATCTTGATGTGGAAGAGGCCATTGCAACAATACATAAGGCCTTAAAGattggtataaattattttgatacTGCTCCCTATTATGGTCAAGGACGTTCGGAGGAGATACTGGGCAAAGCCCTAAAAGATATACCACGCTCTTCGTATTATGTAGCAACAAAAGTGGGTCGTTATGAGAAAACCTATGAGGGAATGTTTGATTATTCCGCCAAAAAGACAAGAGCCAGTGTTGAGCGGAGTTTAGAGCTTTTGGGTTTGGAATATGTAGATGTTATACAG atACATGATATTGAATTTGTTAAGGATTTGGAAGTTGTTATTAATGAATGCTTACCTGAATTGGAAAAACTTGTTAAAGAGGGAAAAGCAAGATATATTGGTGTTTCCGGTTATCCATTAGATGTTCTTAAAGAATTTGTACAACGAACAGCTGGAAGAATAGAT GTTGTTTTATCCTATGCTCGCAACACACTAATCGATGATACCCTAAAATCTTACATCGACTTCTTCCAAAGCGAAAATTTGGGCATAGTTTGTGCCAGTGGTCACGCTCTTGGCCTTCTAACAAATACCGGTCCACAGTCTTGGCATCCAGCTGATGATGACTTAAAACAATTATGCCGGAAGTCTGCAAATATCTGTAAAGAGGCTAATGTCGAACTTGGTAAACTGGCCATGTATCACTTTCTGCAACTGGATGGACCAACTACTTTCCTTGTTGGCATGCAAACCCGTCAGCTCCTAGACATGAATTTAGATGCCTTTTACAATGGCCTAAGCAAAAAGGAACAGGAAGTCTTGCAACTTTTAAAAGATAC AGTCTTTACCAAATCACTCAACTGGGAGGGCATTGAACTTGAACATTACTGGGCTGCCATGAGTAAGAAGAAgacgaaataa
- the mfas gene encoding midline fasciclin isoform X2: protein MKCIILPLGLLLALSTVSNGQYFSSYEPEAEFVPLESHNNPHNARNAEEKPFEVDVVTSDVNGGGNSQAQPGLFFHQSFPFLGNNFLSSFGGFGIGTQDEPWWKGPNVCTEKEEDEKDMEESDETEETQTAEGTEIIKQPSYGQFHFSLNSCVEKPNKYICTRVVNKNGKKKTLTISRQCCHGYGRPRNAAYATPCEKIDIKDIEATAADMGAKEFVAKAKSSGLADTIKTSKNVTIFLPMDDAFNAYSDSAQSENNLVETKSEDGMKQLFLRHMIDGEINLEDVSNEQVFKTHAEGQTLRINSYQMPLTLSREPYRYTANCVPIVKRDILSEQGMVHTLAKVMHPANKNIMELIRERSDMSIMRTVLENTKLSELLEGEKPVTIFVPNDSAFDKLEPHLRRALKEGKGCASNILKNHMLDLTFCTVASVAGAKTTAYNLLGEPMRFNRSKSAIAAETAEVSAESKSNNNENEQPVIINNIAKILEADIMGTNGVMHVIDTIMPTESALPLSSLMQEKNVTIFKRLLEASGLDNKFDDMDNITVFAPTDKALQSTKWPKILEESPDQLKDNPELIEFLNYHVVEPMIKTCDLEVKQLPTIGGEKVRINLYSTHALFSNVMNRATVNCARLIHFDDESCGSVMHQVDKPLAPPKSNLLEALESNPNYSKFLDLVRMANLTDLLANTEEDFTLLVPKNDVFEELEDTLPKNQSDLENLIKTHIVNDVVCCAGIIPTNWPFVRSIESLNGHHLRITRDRRPKIQNAGITKCDSIASNGIIHEVNDVIVPNSRTKQQVQPHHQLPEFPSHHQPHGHPAQRPHHHYPNADDIFGDLFF from the exons CTATGAACCAGAGGCGGAATTTGTACCCCTTGAATCACACAATAATCCCCATAATGCCCGTAATGCTGAGGAGAAACCATTTG AAGTCGATGTTGTTACGAGCGATGTAAATGGCGGTGGTAACAGTCAAGCTCAACCTGGTTTATTCTTTCATCAATCGTTCCCCTTCTTGGGTAATAATTTCCTAAGTAGTTTTGGCGGATTTGGCATTGGTACCCAGGATGAACCTTGGTGGAAGGg ACCAAATGTCTGCACGGAAAAAGAGGAAGATGAAAAGGATATGGAAGAATCCGATGAGACAGAAGAAACACAAACTGCCGAAGGTACCGAAATTATTAAACAACCCTCATATGGGCAATTCCACTTTAGCTTGAATTCATGTGTTGAAAAgcccaacaagtatatatgcaCCCGAGT TGTGAATAAAAATGGCAAAAAGAAAACGTTGACTATTTCACGCCAATGCTGTCATGGCTATGGACGTCCACGTAATGCCGCTTATGCAACACCATGTGAGAAAATCGATATTAAAGATATTGAGGCAACCGCTGCCGACATGGGGGCCAAAGAGTTTGTGGCAAAGGCCAAAAGCAGTGGCTTAGCCGATAccattaaaacaagtaaaaatgTTACCATCTTCTTACCCATGGATGATGCATTCAATGCATACTCGGATTCGGCACAAAGTGAGAAT AATCTGGTTGAAACGAAATCGGAGGATGGTATGAAACAATTGTTTTTGCGTCATATGATTGATGGTGAAATCAATTTGGAAGATGTCAGCAATGAACAGGTATTCAAAACTCATGCAGAAGGACAAACACTACGTATCAATAGTTATCAGATGCCTTTGACTTTGAGTCGGGAACCCTATCGTTATACGGCTAATTGTGTTCCAATTGTTAAGCGTGATATACTATCGGAACAAGGTATGGTCCATACTTTGGCAAAGGTGATGCATCCAGCCAATAAGAATATTATGGAGCTTATACGTGAACGTAGCGATATGTCTATTATGCGTACCGTTTTGGAAAATACCAAACTGAGTGAATTGCTAGAGGGAGAGAAACCAGTTACCATCTTTGTACCCAACGATAGTGCTTTTGATAAATTGGAACCCCATTTACGTAGAGCCCTTAAGGAAGGCAAAGGATGTGCTTCGA ACATTCTCAAGAATCATATGCTGGATTTGACATTCTGCACTGTTGCTTCTGTTGCTGGAGCCAAAACTACCGCTTACAATCTGTTGGGTGAACCCATGCGTTTCAATCGTTCCAAATCCGCTATTGCTGCGGAGACTGCTGAAGTTTCTGCCGAAAGCAAGAGCAATAACAATGAAAATGAACAACCTGTAATTATAAATAACATTGCCAAGATCTTGGAAGCCGATATTATGGGCACCAATGGTGTTATGCATGTTATCGATACCATTATGCCCACCGAATCGGCTCTGCCCTTGTCTTCATTGATGCAAGAGAAAAATGTTACCATATTCAAGCGTCTCTTGGAGGCTTCCGGTTTAGATAATAAATTCGATGATATGGATAATATTACTGTCTTTGCTCCCACCGACAAAGCTTTACAGAGTACAAAATGGCCCAAGATTTTGGAAGAGAGTCCCGATCAATTGAAAGATAATCCAGAATTAATTGAATTCCTCAACTATCATGTGGTTGAGCCAATGATTAAAACCTGTGATTTAGAAGTGAAACAGCTACCCACAATTGGCGGTGAGAAAGTTCGCATTAATTTGTATTCCACTCATGCCTTGTTCTCCAATGTTATGAATCGGGCTACGGTCAATTGTGCCCGTCTCATTCATTTCGACGATGAAAGCTGTGGCTCGGTTATGCATCAAGTTGACAAACCTTTGGCTCCACCCAAATCGAATCTATTGGAAGCTTTGGAATCCAATCctaactatagcaaatttttggatCTGGTACGTATGGCAAATCTTACAGATCTTTTGGCCAACACAGAGGAGGACTTTACTCTATTGGTACCCAAAAATGATGTTTTCGAAGAATTAGAAGATACTTTGCCCAAAAATCAATCGGATTTGGAAAATCTCATCAAGACACACATTGTCAATGATGTTGTGTGTTGTGCCGGCATCATTCCTACCAACTGGCCTTTTGTACGCTCCATTGAATCTCTCAATGGTCATCATTTACGTATTACACGTGATCGACGTCCCAAGATTCAAAATGCTGGCATTACCAAATGTGATAGTATTGCCTCAAATGGTATCATCCATGAGGTGAACGATGTCATTGTACCCAATAGTCGAACCAAGCAACAAGTTCAACCACATCATCAATTACCGGAATTCCCATCTCATCATCAGCCACATGGTCATCCAGCCCAAAGACCCCATCATCATTATCCAAATGCCGATGATATATTCGGtgatttatttttctaa